In Caproicibacterium amylolyticum, a genomic segment contains:
- a CDS encoding ABC transporter ATP-binding protein: MAFVEFQNVRKEYHMGDTVISAADGVDFTVEKGEFVVIVGPSGAGKTTVLNMLGGIDSCTSGKILVDTREVSACTDRQLTEYRRYDVGFVFQFYNLVQNLTALENVELASQICRDPLPPRKVLRQVGLQKRMNNFPAQLSGGEQQRVAIARALAKNPKLLLCDEPTGALDYQTGKQVLQLLQQTCREFGRTVVVITHNQAFSAMADRIIRIHSGKVQDMTCNPNPVSAERIEW, translated from the coding sequence ATGGCATTCGTTGAATTTCAGAATGTACGCAAGGAGTATCACATGGGAGACACGGTGATTTCTGCTGCGGACGGTGTAGATTTTACAGTCGAAAAAGGAGAATTTGTGGTAATTGTCGGCCCAAGCGGTGCAGGCAAAACCACCGTGTTAAATATGCTGGGCGGTATCGACAGCTGTACTTCCGGCAAAATTCTGGTGGACACGCGTGAAGTGAGTGCCTGCACGGACCGTCAGCTGACTGAGTACCGCAGGTATGACGTTGGCTTTGTATTTCAGTTTTATAATCTGGTGCAGAACTTGACGGCACTGGAAAATGTGGAACTTGCCTCTCAAATTTGCCGCGACCCGCTGCCGCCGCGAAAGGTACTGCGGCAGGTTGGCCTGCAGAAGCGGATGAACAATTTTCCGGCGCAGCTTTCCGGCGGTGAGCAACAGCGGGTTGCGATTGCGCGCGCATTGGCAAAGAACCCAAAGCTGCTGCTGTGTGACGAACCTACCGGTGCGCTGGATTATCAAACCGGCAAGCAGGTGCTGCAGCTTTTGCAGCAGACCTGCCGCGAATTTGGCCGTACCGTGGTGGTCATTACGCACAATCAGGCGTTTTCTGCAATGGCGGACCGCATAATCCGTATCCACTCCGGCAAAGTGCAGGATATGACGTGCAACCCGAATCCGGTCTCTGCGGAAAGGATTGAGTGGTAA